A window of Flammeovirga kamogawensis genomic DNA:
GCAATATTTTGATTAGCTCCCGTAATAATACATGGAACTCCAGGGATTGACATGCCAAGTGTATTAGATTCTTGGGAAGTTAATTGTATTGAAAACCAGATAGATGGTAGTGATAGTGTTAAATGAGGGTCATTACAAAGTATTGAATTGCCAGTTTTTGTTTTAAGACCACTAATAGCCCAATTATTACTTCCATTATCAGGGTCTTCTTTTTCTATAGCGTGCTTTCTTAGACCGGATAACATCTTGTAACCAGTAGGTGCTTTAACTTTTAATGGTATTATATTCGACCAAATTGAATCGTTATGAGCAATAGTCTCCTGAAAAGGTAAAATTTCTGGGAATAGTAAATCAAAATTCTTTTTACCAAGAAGTTGTAATGAATTTGAATTTTCAAAATCATTATCCGGACCGCTTAAACTATATTGGATATATTTAAATACCAAACCAACTTTTAAAGGAGTCCAATGTTCGGGTTTATAGTTAAAAAATTTGTACTCAACAGGATAGTCGGAGTAATTTAATTCATCAATATATGCATTTACACCAGCACAATAAGCATTAATCAAAGAGATCATTTTCTTATCGTTCTTTATAGTTTCTACAAATTGTTCTGCACCATATTGAAGACCTTGTCTTCTCATTCCTTTATCAAAATCAACTAATTTATCACCTAGAATTTCAGATAAACGGCCAGAAGCAACTTTAGAAATAAAATCCATTTGCCAAAGTCTATGCCTTGCAGTTATATATCCCTGTAAAAGATATAAGTCATGATCATTTTCTGCATAAACGTGAGGAACAAGAACTGAATCATAAAATACTGTACCATCAGAAATCATTGTAGGTAAAGTAAGTTTTTCAGGTAATTTTTCATCGCGAACCTCATTTTGCCAAAAGCCTTGGAAAGGATCTAAAAATCTACCTAATGGAGGTAAACTCTTAATATTTGAATCTAGAGCAACAATACAAAAAAATGTAAAAGCTGAAATAATACCTGCTATAGAGGATCTCATGAACTGTATTTGTTATTTTAAATTTAGTCTTACAAAAATACATATTTTAGTTGTTACTAATACTAAAATCATTAATTACTTTAGATAACTGATTAGGTTTTTCGATAATGTATTCAGGCTTACTTTTATTTAATATTTTAGCCGAGTTATATCCCCATGTTACCGCAACAATTGGAACATTACTTTTTTTGCAAGCTTCAATGTCTCGAACTTCATCACCAATGTATAAAAGCTGATTAGTAGTTGCTCCTTTTATTTTATTTAATAGTGTATGTTTCTTAAACAAAGCACTTGATTTATAAATATGTGCAACAAAAGGAGTCATATTATTATTCTCCAGAAAATGTTGTATTGTTTCGCGATTATTACTACTTAATATTTCAATTCTGTAACCTTTATTATGCAAAAAAATAATTTCACTTTTTATCTGGTTAAAGAGTTCAATTTTATGCATGTTTTTAACCATTTTTCTTTTTACATGAAAAACGAAAAGTGGGAGTTTCCACCATTTTAAATCAATTAATTTAATAATATCTTTTGCT
This region includes:
- a CDS encoding HAD hydrolase-like protein translates to MKKNITLLFDFDGTIVDSIQVVKSIIEELAPLYNLKINAFTLEDLKEKGAKDIIKLIDLKWWKLPLFVFHVKRKMVKNMHKIELFNQIKSEIIFLHNKGYRIEILSSNNRETIQHFLENNNMTPFVAHIYKSSALFKKHTLLNKIKGATTNQLLYIGDEVRDIEACKKSNVPIVAVTWGYNSAKILNKSKPEYIIEKPNQLSKVINDFSISNN